The following proteins are co-located in the Leptospira weilii genome:
- a CDS encoding LIC_11904 family protein, with translation MIIRKSICLFLIGFLSQCNGILDNKNRNVINNLALFLRSDSFEYSPEGNPVVTFETKVVETNFLYQLNPELVARVGAFFTTDASDPPRATTFSHVAGITLAPSLRPANFQSVDFTIFMLDSIGGNLYFSVGANRLYYKSNTDFIGAKRISLEENGRIALLKSEAVNLCWSFDGQTSQRINGCQNTISIPGAQELVSFGPSAFLVYGPSIGFRRLGIDGAATTVSSPVPIAGLRSVWADPTLILVVDQDGKRIVGWDPRDQSIIFKWTDQKLVTDTATLELTFTAVTPLPGGMGLAVLPENSDTLLFVNRSFELIGGLTSPGGAYPLRRINPIQGLSVNLLGGTMGVWSSRGVNVSAIDRNANYDFTYLLPDSLTTLPQVLNDPTVSGALQADPRTDLLDVPAVRNALTNLRSQL, from the coding sequence ATGATAATTCGAAAATCGATATGTTTGTTTTTAATCGGGTTTTTGTCACAGTGCAATGGGATTTTAGATAATAAAAATAGAAACGTTATCAATAATTTGGCGCTATTTTTACGTTCAGATTCATTTGAGTATTCTCCGGAAGGAAACCCGGTCGTAACTTTTGAAACAAAAGTAGTAGAAACGAATTTCCTCTACCAACTGAATCCGGAGTTGGTCGCGCGAGTGGGAGCTTTTTTTACGACCGATGCATCTGATCCGCCGCGCGCGACGACGTTTTCTCATGTCGCAGGAATTACTTTAGCTCCAAGTCTTCGACCTGCGAATTTTCAGTCCGTGGACTTTACTATCTTCATGTTAGATTCGATCGGAGGGAATCTTTACTTTTCCGTCGGCGCTAACAGGCTTTACTATAAATCAAACACGGATTTTATCGGCGCAAAACGAATTTCTCTGGAAGAGAACGGACGAATCGCTTTGCTCAAATCCGAAGCCGTCAATCTTTGTTGGTCTTTTGACGGGCAGACTTCCCAACGTATAAACGGATGCCAAAATACTATTTCTATACCCGGCGCTCAAGAATTGGTTTCGTTCGGCCCTTCCGCCTTTCTTGTTTACGGACCGAGCATTGGTTTTCGTCGTTTAGGAATCGATGGGGCGGCAACGACGGTTTCAAGTCCGGTTCCGATTGCCGGATTGCGGAGTGTATGGGCGGATCCAACCCTCATTCTCGTAGTCGATCAGGATGGCAAAAGGATAGTTGGTTGGGATCCAAGAGATCAGTCCATAATTTTCAAATGGACCGATCAAAAACTCGTTACGGATACTGCCACTTTGGAACTGACTTTTACCGCTGTGACCCCATTGCCCGGCGGTATGGGTTTGGCGGTGCTTCCGGAAAATTCAGATACGTTATTGTTCGTGAATCGTAGTTTCGAATTGATAGGAGGTTTGACGTCTCCGGGCGGCGCTTATCCTCTCAGGCGTATCAATCCGATACAAGGATTGTCCGTGAATTTATTGGGAGGGACAATGGGGGTTTGGTCTTCTCGCGGAGTGAACGTTTCCGCAATCGATCGGAACGCAAATTATGATTTCACGTATTTGTTACCCGATAGTCTCACTACGTTACCTCAAGTGCTCAATGACCCAACCGTGAGTGGTGCGTTGCAAGCTGATCCGAGGACGGACTTGCTGGATGTACCCGCGGTACGGAATGCGCTTACGAACTTAAGGAGTCAGTTATGA
- a CDS encoding addiction module protein, with product MQKTVENVLADARELSVDDREILIHELLAELDSASQAEIDRLQMELINRRHRDIIEGSVKGILSKESDARIRARLNETK from the coding sequence ATGCAAAAGACAGTGGAAAATGTTTTAGCCGATGCGCGCGAACTCTCCGTGGATGATCGAGAGATACTCATTCACGAACTGTTGGCGGAGTTGGATTCCGCTTCCCAGGCGGAAATAGACCGTCTGCAGATGGAACTTATCAATCGTCGTCATCGAGATATAATCGAAGGAAGTGTAAAAGGAATTTTGTCGAAGGAATCGGACGCCCGAATTCGGGCAAGGTTGAATGAAACAAAGTGA
- a CDS encoding pyruvate dehydrogenase complex E1 component subunit beta, translating to MAILTYREALNRAMCEEMDRDPNIFLMGEEVGHYDGAYKVSQGMLAKYGEKRVIDTPISENGFAGVGIGAAMVGLRPIIEFMTWNFSLVAIDQIINSAAKMNYMSAGQFPIPIVFRGAGGAGGRLAAQHSQSFESWYAHIPGLKVIAPYTPADACGLLKTAIRDNNPTIFIESEVLYGTRGEVPDQEYSIPFGKADLKREGSDITIVSWSRALMYVLPAAERLAQEGISVEVLDLRSIRPLDEEAIYASIRKTNRALIVEEGWEVAGFGSQIAYLIQKNSFDDLDAPVERITQADVPMPYAANLERASLPSEEKIIAKVREMLE from the coding sequence ATGGCAATTCTCACGTATAGAGAAGCTCTCAACAGAGCGATGTGCGAAGAAATGGATCGGGACCCGAACATCTTTCTCATGGGAGAAGAAGTCGGTCATTACGATGGGGCCTATAAGGTTTCTCAGGGAATGCTTGCGAAGTACGGCGAAAAAAGAGTCATCGATACTCCTATTTCCGAAAACGGATTCGCGGGTGTGGGAATCGGCGCTGCGATGGTGGGTCTGCGTCCCATCATCGAATTTATGACTTGGAATTTTTCTCTCGTCGCGATCGATCAGATCATCAACTCCGCCGCCAAGATGAATTATATGAGCGCGGGTCAATTTCCGATTCCGATCGTATTCCGAGGCGCCGGTGGCGCTGGTGGAAGACTGGCCGCGCAACATTCTCAGTCGTTTGAAAGTTGGTATGCGCACATTCCGGGTTTGAAAGTGATCGCTCCTTATACTCCTGCGGACGCTTGTGGTCTTTTAAAAACGGCGATCCGGGATAACAACCCCACGATCTTTATCGAAAGCGAAGTGTTGTACGGAACCAGAGGGGAAGTTCCCGATCAGGAATATTCAATCCCTTTCGGAAAGGCCGATCTCAAACGGGAGGGTTCCGATATAACAATTGTTAGCTGGTCAAGAGCCTTGATGTATGTTCTACCCGCCGCCGAACGGCTCGCTCAGGAAGGAATTTCGGTGGAAGTTTTGGATCTTCGTTCCATCCGGCCTTTGGATGAAGAAGCGATTTACGCTTCGATCCGAAAAACGAACCGAGCTTTGATCGTGGAAGAAGGTTGGGAAGTGGCGGGCTTCGGTTCCCAAATCGCGTATTTGATTCAGAAAAATTCTTTCGACGATCTGGACGCGCCCGTGGAGAGAATCACTCAAGCAGACGTTCCGATGCCGTATGCCGCGAATTTGGAAAGAGCCTCTCTTCCGAGCGAAGAAAAAATCATTGCGAAAGTTCGGGAGATGCTCGAATAA
- a CDS encoding response regulator, translated as MHFIRTILLIEDEPGIQETIRIVLESEGFRMLSAQTGAECLSLLKESPNLLVLDVGLPDQNGFEILKEVRKKSSIPVILLTARESELDRVLGLELGADDYMVKPFSPRELVARIKAVLRRYDGNSEKKQTEFLADEDRKVIYYYGKSLTLTPYEYKTLLLFLKRPGKIFTREEIMDSVWTEPEESFDRAVDTVIKNIRSRLKEIRPDADPIETRRAQGYGLKETL; from the coding sequence ATGCACTTTATACGTACGATTTTACTCATCGAAGACGAACCGGGAATTCAAGAAACGATTCGGATCGTTTTAGAATCGGAAGGTTTTAGAATGTTATCGGCTCAGACCGGCGCGGAATGTCTTTCTTTGTTGAAAGAATCTCCGAATCTATTGGTGTTAGACGTCGGCTTACCGGATCAGAACGGTTTTGAGATTTTAAAGGAGGTCAGAAAAAAATCTTCGATTCCGGTCATTTTACTCACTGCGAGAGAATCGGAACTTGACCGGGTTCTTGGTTTGGAATTAGGCGCGGACGATTATATGGTAAAACCGTTTAGTCCTAGGGAGTTGGTCGCTAGAATCAAAGCGGTTCTGAGGAGATACGACGGAAACTCCGAAAAGAAGCAAACAGAGTTTTTGGCGGACGAGGATCGTAAGGTCATTTATTATTATGGTAAATCTTTAACTTTGACTCCTTACGAATACAAAACACTTCTTTTATTTTTAAAACGACCCGGAAAAATTTTCACTCGGGAGGAAATTATGGACAGTGTTTGGACGGAACCGGAAGAGAGTTTTGATCGAGCCGTGGACACTGTAATCAAAAATATACGATCCAGGTTAAAGGAAATTCGACCGGATGCGGATCCGATAGAAACTAGACGAGCCCAAGGTTACGGATTGAAGGAAACATTATGA
- a CDS encoding type II toxin-antitoxin system RelE/ParE family toxin produces the protein MKQSELHAEVEEDIIHAIEFYNSCRSGLGEIFFTQYLRTRSFIERFPDGTPRYRYNQDVRKIPIGDFPYSIYYLNLDDKVLILAIIHDSRRPGFWFSRLQTM, from the coding sequence ATGAAACAAAGTGAGCTTCATGCGGAGGTTGAAGAAGACATCATTCACGCTATTGAATTTTACAATAGTTGCAGATCCGGGCTCGGGGAAATTTTTTTCACTCAGTATTTACGAACAAGATCTTTTATAGAGCGGTTTCCGGACGGCACACCCCGCTATCGGTACAATCAGGACGTTCGAAAAATACCAATCGGCGACTTTCCTTACTCAATCTACTATTTGAATCTCGATGACAAGGTTTTGATTCTTGCAATTATCCATGATAGTCGGCGCCCCGGATTCTGGTTTTCGCGTCTTCAAACAATGTGA
- the fliG gene encoding flagellar motor switch protein FliG, whose protein sequence is MEKESARKEKIRKSALLLLSLNKEDAAKVLSKLDDSMIEEIILEMAQIKTVSKKEKEEVLLEFKNSVLPGDGEIKGGMDAAREILQQSLGKEKAENILGKLSRKDIEDDFSFLSEAEPGVLASLLQHESPQTVAVTLAFMSPKKAADILKFFPGELQASVAYRLANTTKTHPDAIKEIARVLKKKYEQRDRSEYSEAGGAEALANILGHMDKSQEENILKELEANSPELAKQVKEKLYTFEDVLALDQKEMRIVINRIGNDDCLSMALRGAGDELRNHFLNAMSRNRAAEILDMMEIRGKLTLREISDARNVILNLVRELEEEGTIFLKKDGEEYI, encoded by the coding sequence GTGGAAAAAGAATCGGCTCGAAAAGAAAAAATCAGAAAATCGGCCCTGCTCCTTCTCTCTTTAAATAAAGAAGACGCCGCCAAAGTTTTATCGAAACTCGACGATTCCATGATCGAAGAGATCATCTTGGAAATGGCACAGATTAAAACCGTTTCCAAAAAGGAAAAAGAAGAAGTTCTCTTAGAGTTTAAGAATTCGGTGCTTCCCGGTGACGGAGAAATCAAAGGCGGTATGGATGCCGCCCGAGAAATTCTGCAACAATCCTTAGGAAAAGAAAAAGCGGAGAATATTCTAGGTAAACTTTCCCGAAAAGACATAGAAGACGATTTTTCATTCTTAAGCGAAGCCGAACCCGGCGTTCTCGCAAGCCTGCTTCAACACGAATCTCCGCAAACCGTCGCCGTCACACTTGCGTTCATGAGCCCCAAAAAGGCCGCGGACATTTTGAAATTCTTTCCCGGAGAACTGCAAGCAAGTGTCGCTTATCGTCTTGCGAATACGACGAAAACCCATCCCGATGCGATCAAAGAAATCGCACGCGTTTTAAAGAAAAAATACGAACAAAGAGATCGTTCCGAATACAGCGAAGCGGGCGGCGCGGAAGCCCTTGCGAATATTCTGGGCCATATGGACAAATCCCAAGAAGAGAATATTCTCAAAGAACTGGAAGCGAATTCTCCGGAACTCGCAAAACAGGTCAAAGAGAAGTTATACACCTTTGAAGACGTTCTCGCTTTGGACCAGAAGGAAATGAGAATTGTAATCAACCGTATCGGCAACGACGATTGTCTCAGCATGGCTCTGCGCGGAGCCGGAGACGAACTCAGAAATCATTTCTTGAATGCCATGTCCCGAAACCGGGCCGCGGAAATTTTGGACATGATGGAAATCAGAGGCAAACTCACCTTACGGGAAATCAGCGATGCGAGAAACGTCATCTTAAACCTCGTTCGAGAATTGGAAGAAGAAGGAACCATCTTCCTTAAAAAGGACGGGGAAGAATATATTTAA
- a CDS encoding dihydrolipoamide acetyltransferase family protein, whose amino-acid sequence MAKIAEMTQLSPTMSEGKIVRWLKQKGDSVSPGEIIAEVETDKAIMEMEAFETGILLEILAPEGSLLPVGAPVAIIGKSGEDVSALVETAKKSVPAKKESPSAPNQTPNTPSSSATRQTSSSKGENPSSFAQVQSATSGINNLETRTSDALPQNVRNNDLSATEEKSSGLKGSSAFGPEEPKHSSLRSMRGGRPIKASPLAKNLALQKGINLGEVIGSGPGGRIIKRDILSYQSVGGDRNSFVKRQDRKLELTGMRKTIASRLAHSTSTIPHFYLTTELDAGPTDDLRNSINRDLGLSGQGKVSVNDLILKACSYTLLQVPEVNSSWREDHILEHGRIDIGVAVSIEGGLITPYVRNAEEKSVLEISREIKELASRARDRKLKPGEYTDGTFTVSNLGMFGVSSFTAVINEPEAAILAVGALVAKPVLKAGSIVPGKILNVTLSCDHRVIDGATGARFLSLFRDLMEHPLRLLTG is encoded by the coding sequence ATGGCTAAAATTGCAGAGATGACTCAACTCAGTCCTACGATGTCGGAAGGCAAAATCGTCCGCTGGCTCAAGCAAAAAGGAGATTCCGTTTCTCCGGGAGAGATCATCGCCGAAGTGGAAACGGACAAGGCCATCATGGAAATGGAGGCCTTTGAAACCGGGATCTTGTTGGAAATTCTCGCACCCGAAGGATCCCTACTTCCCGTCGGCGCTCCCGTTGCGATTATCGGTAAATCGGGAGAAGACGTTTCCGCATTAGTCGAAACCGCAAAGAAATCCGTTCCCGCAAAAAAAGAAAGCCCGTCCGCTCCAAACCAAACACCAAACACGCCGTCATCTTCCGCAACACGGCAAACTTCTTCTTCGAAAGGAGAAAACCCTTCTTCTTTCGCGCAAGTACAAAGTGCAACGTCAGGCATAAACAACCTTGAAACGAGAACGAGCGACGCGCTTCCGCAGAATGTCAGAAACAACGATTTATCGGCAACCGAAGAGAAATCCTCCGGATTAAAAGGATCCTCTGCATTCGGCCCGGAAGAACCAAAACATTCCTCCCTTCGATCTATGCGCGGCGGTCGTCCGATCAAAGCCTCTCCTTTGGCAAAAAATCTCGCTCTTCAAAAAGGAATCAATCTTGGCGAAGTGATCGGCTCCGGTCCGGGAGGAAGGATCATCAAGCGAGACATTCTCTCCTATCAGTCGGTTGGAGGTGACAGAAATTCTTTTGTTAAGCGACAAGACCGTAAGTTGGAACTTACAGGAATGAGAAAGACGATCGCTTCCCGTCTTGCGCACTCCACGTCAACCATCCCTCATTTTTATCTTACGACGGAATTGGACGCGGGTCCGACCGACGACCTCAGAAACTCCATCAATAGAGACCTCGGACTCAGCGGCCAGGGAAAAGTCAGCGTAAACGATCTGATTCTCAAAGCGTGTTCTTATACTTTGTTGCAAGTTCCCGAAGTTAATTCTTCCTGGAGAGAGGATCATATCCTTGAGCACGGAAGAATCGATATCGGAGTCGCAGTTTCGATCGAAGGAGGTCTCATTACTCCCTATGTTCGAAACGCGGAAGAGAAATCCGTTCTCGAAATCAGTCGGGAGATAAAAGAACTTGCTTCCCGGGCAAGAGACAGAAAACTCAAACCGGGGGAATACACAGACGGCACCTTTACCGTCTCCAATCTCGGAATGTTTGGAGTCTCTTCTTTTACCGCGGTCATCAACGAACCCGAAGCGGCAATTCTTGCGGTAGGCGCTCTTGTTGCAAAACCGGTACTCAAGGCCGGAAGCATCGTTCCAGGAAAAATCTTGAACGTTACGCTTTCTTGTGATCACAGGGTCATAGACGGAGCGACAGGAGCTAGATTTCTTTCCTTATTCCGAGATCTTATGGAACATCCCCTTCGCCTACTTACAGGCTAA
- a CDS encoding leucine-rich repeat domain-containing protein — MSHSIHNNLEKSLQNPSEVRILDVSSQELETLPEEIGTFQNLEKLILFGNRLTAIPKEIGKLRNLETLILAENILKTIPNEIEQLQNLATLDLYENKLKVLPNEIGKLENLKELNLSGNQLTVLPPSIGQLQNLEILELFRNQLATLPEEIVGLKSLQILNLFENEIKSLPKEISQLSNLIWLDLGKNKIKRLSLDFKRLQNLKSLNLLDNKLENFPADIVQLKSLEFLNLNYNRFKILPEEILQLENLQVLELTGNQLTSLPEGIGRLEKLESLFLEGNRLTTLPKGIEHLRSLKIVHLEQNRLTAIPEEIGSLQNLKELYLQDFNSFSEKEKEKIRKLLPKCEIIF, encoded by the coding sequence ATGAGCCATTCTATTCATAACAATTTAGAAAAATCACTTCAAAATCCCTCGGAAGTTCGAATTCTAGATGTAAGCTCGCAAGAACTCGAAACTCTTCCCGAAGAAATAGGAACATTTCAGAATTTAGAAAAGCTGATTTTATTTGGAAATCGGCTTACTGCGATTCCGAAAGAAATAGGGAAACTCCGGAATTTGGAAACTTTGATATTAGCCGAAAACATACTTAAAACCATACCGAATGAAATTGAACAACTCCAAAATCTGGCGACTTTAGACCTATACGAAAACAAACTCAAAGTTCTTCCGAATGAAATCGGAAAACTTGAAAATTTAAAAGAATTGAATTTAAGCGGAAATCAATTGACGGTTCTTCCTCCCTCAATCGGACAACTGCAGAATTTGGAAATTTTAGAATTATTTAGAAACCAACTCGCAACTCTTCCGGAAGAAATAGTAGGACTTAAGAGTCTACAAATTCTTAATTTATTTGAAAACGAAATTAAAAGTCTACCTAAGGAAATCTCGCAGCTATCGAATTTAATCTGGTTGGACTTAGGCAAGAATAAGATCAAACGTCTATCATTGGATTTTAAAAGACTTCAGAATTTGAAATCCTTAAATCTACTCGACAATAAACTCGAAAATTTCCCCGCAGACATCGTGCAATTAAAATCATTAGAATTTTTGAATTTGAATTACAATCGTTTTAAAATTCTTCCGGAAGAAATTCTACAATTGGAGAATTTGCAAGTTCTGGAATTGACCGGCAATCAGCTCACATCCCTTCCAGAAGGAATCGGAAGATTGGAAAAACTCGAATCTTTGTTTTTAGAAGGGAATCGACTCACAACTCTCCCAAAAGGAATCGAACATCTTAGAAGTCTGAAAATTGTACATCTAGAACAAAATCGACTTACCGCGATTCCCGAAGAAATCGGATCTCTTCAAAATCTAAAGGAATTATACTTACAGGATTTTAATTCTTTTTCTGAGAAAGAAAAAGAAAAGATTCGGAAACTTCTTCCCAAATGCGAAATCATATTTTAA
- the pdhA gene encoding pyruvate dehydrogenase (acetyl-transferring) E1 component subunit alpha, giving the protein MNNHPKTKKETQDLFELYKQMLLIRRFEEGAAKSYSTGKIGGFCHLYIGQEAVGVGSIAALKEQDYIVSTYRDHGHALARGLDPKALMAELFGKKTGISKGYGGSMHFFDKNKRFMGGHGIVGGHISLAAGIAYASKFKNEDSVTVCFFGEGAANIGSFHEGMNLAAIWKLPLVMICENNHYAMGTPEYRALSVKDVSVRAGAYDIARDHIEGDEVRKVRDHVSVAVERARRGEGPTLMEISTYRFRGHSMSDPAKYRTKEELDRYKKSDPLLKAKDDLLDSEWKEEELEKLDIDIQTQVEESIRFADQSEEPPLGWLYKNVYAEDV; this is encoded by the coding sequence ATGAACAACCATCCCAAAACCAAAAAAGAAACCCAGGACCTGTTCGAACTCTACAAACAAATGCTTCTCATCCGTCGTTTTGAAGAAGGCGCCGCTAAATCCTACAGCACCGGAAAAATCGGCGGATTCTGCCATCTCTATATCGGTCAAGAAGCGGTCGGCGTCGGATCGATCGCAGCCCTCAAAGAACAAGATTATATCGTTTCCACTTACAGGGATCACGGTCACGCGCTTGCAAGAGGACTCGATCCGAAGGCGCTCATGGCGGAACTCTTCGGGAAGAAGACCGGAATCTCCAAAGGTTACGGAGGTTCGATGCACTTCTTCGATAAGAACAAAAGATTTATGGGCGGACACGGAATCGTGGGAGGTCATATCTCCCTGGCGGCGGGAATCGCTTACGCATCCAAATTCAAAAACGAAGATTCGGTTACAGTTTGTTTTTTCGGAGAAGGCGCGGCCAACATCGGTTCCTTTCACGAAGGAATGAATCTCGCCGCAATCTGGAAACTTCCTCTCGTCATGATCTGCGAAAACAATCACTACGCGATGGGAACTCCCGAATATCGCGCGTTATCGGTTAAGGACGTTTCCGTTCGCGCAGGAGCTTACGATATCGCAAGAGATCACATCGAGGGAGACGAAGTTCGTAAGGTTCGAGATCACGTGAGCGTCGCGGTAGAACGAGCGCGCAGAGGAGAAGGTCCTACTCTCATGGAAATTTCCACGTATCGTTTTCGGGGCCACTCCATGTCCGATCCAGCAAAATATAGAACCAAGGAAGAATTGGATCGTTATAAAAAAAGCGATCCTCTTCTAAAGGCAAAGGACGATCTTCTTGATTCCGAATGGAAAGAAGAAGAATTAGAAAAACTAGATATAGATATACAAACTCAAGTGGAAGAATCGATCCGCTTCGCAGACCAAAGCGAAGAACCTCCGTTAGGTTGGCTATATAAGAACGTTTATGCGGAGGATGTGTGA
- a CDS encoding LIC_10421 family protein: MKKMIILTLFLFGFSNGIFAISEIEELLIKEATNPELKKIAKEYLIKKAKDHKDLAERYKSLSNLSKGGKALSSIEEHKKYKKLAEHCEKEASIYEREANNL; the protein is encoded by the coding sequence ATGAAGAAGATGATAATTTTAACACTTTTCCTATTCGGATTTTCCAATGGAATCTTTGCAATTTCGGAAATAGAAGAGTTGTTAATCAAAGAGGCAACGAATCCGGAATTAAAAAAGATCGCAAAAGAATACCTGATTAAGAAAGCGAAGGACCATAAGGATCTTGCGGAAAGATATAAAAGCCTATCCAATCTGAGTAAAGGTGGAAAAGCGCTTTCTTCCATTGAAGAACATAAAAAATACAAAAAATTAGCGGAGCATTGCGAAAAAGAAGCGAGTATTTACGAACGTGAAGCTAATAATCTTTAG
- a CDS encoding Ig-like domain-containing protein, producing the protein MKLRKNIFVLSIFIMINLGIGCKEAMVSMEQANLICNGWAYLAGNVNNAPPARWPIGVAVAGFCLGEQPIPFPGATFCTAVMCRNTSDNCHCSVIVGNPYRGPDPIPRPGNPNGPPYLSGSGDMFFGDSVTESDPSAGNPQLGPKVVITQPNINAVWLAPLSQSLVLQFDHRIDPSTLSLSGSLVDNQTPKVQVGSTLVTDDTISLTPSPNWFAGNRNLQVNVKDLAGNLGTSSMGLNVGAVECSQPWEPCNCHCDFMGFPVACFPGQPPTCDQCRKPGC; encoded by the coding sequence ATGAAGTTGAGAAAAAATATATTCGTACTTTCGATATTTATAATGATCAATTTGGGTATAGGTTGTAAGGAAGCAATGGTAAGTATGGAGCAGGCAAACCTCATTTGTAATGGATGGGCATATTTAGCAGGGAACGTAAACAATGCCCCGCCTGCTCGGTGGCCCATAGGGGTAGCCGTTGCCGGTTTTTGCCTGGGGGAGCAACCGATTCCATTTCCGGGAGCAACCTTTTGCACGGCTGTAATGTGTAGAAATACCTCTGATAATTGTCATTGTAGTGTTATAGTTGGAAATCCTTACCGTGGACCCGACCCTATTCCTCGTCCTGGAAATCCGAATGGACCTCCTTACCTCAGTGGCAGTGGGGATATGTTTTTTGGAGATTCGGTGACGGAATCCGATCCTTCGGCTGGTAATCCACAATTAGGTCCGAAAGTTGTAATTACACAGCCTAATATAAATGCGGTTTGGCTGGCGCCTTTGTCTCAATCTCTCGTGCTTCAGTTTGATCATCGTATCGATCCGAGCACGTTGAGTTTATCCGGTAGTCTTGTGGACAATCAAACTCCCAAAGTTCAAGTCGGTAGTACTTTGGTTACGGATGATACGATCTCTTTAACACCTTCTCCTAATTGGTTTGCTGGAAATCGTAATCTTCAAGTGAATGTTAAGGATCTTGCCGGAAATTTAGGAACTTCGAGTATGGGACTCAATGTGGGCGCCGTAGAATGTAGTCAACCATGGGAACCCTGTAATTGCCATTGCGATTTTATGGGATTTCCGGTTGCTTGTTTTCCAGGACAACCGCCTACGTGTGATCAGTGTAGAAAACCTGGGTGTTAG
- the creC gene encoding two-component system sensor histidine kinase CreC, translated as MDKDRNRFFFAFFAGYYYFVDKIEDSIRPRYMETVEESLNDTAYLLASLLESELFQRNVSLEKTSERVFSPIFRISKEKKLNSKIFEITKKKVDLQLYVVDERGIVIYDSEGIRKGLDYSKKNDVYLTLQGKYGARSSPLTVSESDKGLFIAAPVRRNGKIIGAVTVIKPKKSLVPFIESTRKKFWNLSLYVALSIIVLFISILYFLFSPIRKLSEYVSALRFRKRVPFPKISVPEIRGLGEEMDRLFRELAGKEYVENYVQSMTHEIKSPLSSLLASCELIIENPGRLESLISNIQIEGKRIQTILEKLLELSSLENQSQLEKTPNLNLQDVVREAIASSVSEAVRKNIHFKEITETVWIEGNGFFLGMALRNLVQNALDFSNSGSEITIRCGKEAGLPFLEVEDSGPGIPSYALEKIFEKFYSLPRPDTGRKSSGLGLAFVKEIAKLHDADLEVKNGTSTGVVARICFKTIFQ; from the coding sequence TTGGATAAGGATCGTAATCGGTTTTTTTTTGCCTTTTTTGCGGGTTATTATTACTTCGTAGATAAAATCGAAGATTCGATTCGACCGCGTTATATGGAAACCGTGGAGGAATCTCTAAACGATACGGCGTATCTTTTAGCCTCCTTATTGGAAAGCGAACTATTTCAAAGAAACGTTTCCTTGGAAAAAACAAGTGAGCGTGTGTTTTCACCTATATTCAGAATCTCTAAAGAAAAAAAATTAAATTCTAAAATTTTCGAAATCACCAAGAAAAAGGTGGATTTGCAATTGTATGTGGTTGACGAGCGCGGGATCGTAATCTACGATTCGGAAGGAATTAGAAAAGGACTCGATTATTCCAAAAAGAACGACGTATATCTCACCTTACAAGGAAAATACGGAGCGAGATCCAGTCCCTTGACGGTTTCCGAATCCGATAAAGGATTGTTTATCGCGGCTCCGGTCCGACGAAACGGAAAAATCATCGGCGCGGTTACTGTAATCAAACCCAAAAAAAGTCTGGTTCCTTTTATCGAATCGACACGAAAGAAATTTTGGAATTTGAGTTTGTATGTGGCTCTTTCTATAATTGTTTTGTTTATTAGTATTTTATATTTTTTGTTTTCGCCGATTCGAAAATTGTCCGAATATGTTTCGGCTCTAAGATTTCGAAAACGAGTCCCTTTCCCGAAAATCAGCGTGCCTGAGATACGAGGGTTGGGAGAAGAAATGGACCGATTGTTTCGGGAACTTGCCGGTAAAGAGTATGTGGAAAATTACGTACAATCTATGACTCATGAAATTAAAAGCCCGCTTTCCTCTTTACTTGCTTCTTGCGAACTGATTATCGAAAATCCGGGTCGTTTGGAATCTTTAATTTCTAATATTCAAATAGAAGGAAAAAGGATTCAAACGATTTTAGAGAAACTTTTAGAGCTTAGCTCATTGGAAAATCAATCTCAGTTGGAAAAAACTCCGAATCTCAACTTACAGGATGTTGTTCGAGAGGCGATCGCTTCCTCTGTTTCCGAAGCCGTTCGAAAAAATATACATTTCAAAGAAATAACCGAAACCGTATGGATAGAAGGAAACGGATTCTTTTTAGGAATGGCTCTTCGGAATTTGGTTCAGAACGCGTTGGATTTTTCAAATTCAGGATCTGAAATTACGATTCGATGTGGAAAAGAGGCGGGGCTTCCTTTTTTGGAAGTGGAAGATTCCGGTCCCGGAATTCCATCGTATGCTTTGGAAAAAATTTTTGAAAAATTCTATTCTTTGCCTCGTCCGGATACAGGCCGTAAAAGTTCCGGATTAGGATTAGCCTTTGTAAAAGAAATTGCGAAACTACACGACGCGGACTTGGAAGTAAAAAACGGAACTTCAACGGGTGTAGTTGCTAGGATTTGTTTCAAAACAATTTTTCAATAG